The window CGGCCGACAGCGTGTCGTGCTCCGCGAACTGCGCGGTCCCGGCGGCGTGGATCATCAGAGTGGCCCCGTCCCCGCCGAATTCGGCCGCGGCGACAGCCAGGGCCACGGGATCGGTGACGTCGCAACATACTGTCTGAACGCCGGGGCCGCTTGCCGCGCTGCCCATTGCGCCGTGGCGGCTGAGCAGCGTGATGCGCCGTGCTCCCCGCTCGGCCAGGTGGCGGGCGTAATGCTGACCGACCGTGCCGCTGCCTCCGGTGATCACGACGTGGTCGAGTGCTCCCGGGTCGTCGGCCCACGACTCCGGGGTGGTGACGGTCTCGTGTTCGGTGCGCGCGAACACCGCCGGCATTCCGTCGATGTCGCGCAGGGCGAGGTCGTCTCCGCCACCGAGAACCGCGTCGAGTGCCGCCGAGGCGGCGGCCTCGTCGAGGACGACCGGCGGGAGGTCGAGGTGCCGGAATGCGCGGTCGGGGTACTCGAAACCGATGCTGCGGTGCATCGCCGCCAGCGCGGCCTGCGCGGGGCGCGGGGTCGGATCGCCGGTGAGTTGTTCTGCCGCGGTGGTGACGAGCCACAGATCGCGGCAGTCCGTTCCCACGTCGTCGGGGTAACGCAGCAGGCCGTCATCGATCAGTGCGGTCAGGGCGGCGACGGACTCGCGCACATCGGGGTCACCGAGGTTCGGCGCGACGGCCAGCACGAGGTCGGCGTCGTGCACCGGGGTCGACACCATGCCGGGATGGTGGTCGACAGCGTCGCGCAGCAGATCACCCAGCCCGCCGCGGGGCCCGGCGAGATCGAGCACAGCCGTGCGCCGCAGAGCCAGGCCGCGCTCCGCCGGCCGGTGGGGTTCCCAGGCTTCGGTCGCCAGTGTGAGTGACGGTGGCGCAGGCAGAGGTTGCGGCAGCGCCCACAGGTGCACCGAGCGCATCGGCGCGTTCGGGAATCCCCGCAGCGCCGGACGCGTGGTGTCGATGACGTCGTGCCACGGGAATTCGGCATCGTGCGCGGCGACCGTGGCGATTCCGGCGGACAGCGTCTCCACCAGCGGTGCGTCCCGCCGGCCGGATCCGACGGTGAGCGCATCGCCGGCACTCTGGCCGAGGGAGAACAGCAGCGCCGGGTGTGCCGACATCTCGACGAACAGGTTCGCACCCGCTCGGACCGCGGCCGCGGCCGCGCGGTCGAACCGAACGGTGTTGCGCAGGTTGGCAAACCAGTAGTCGGCGAAGTCTGTCTCGGGCGGCACGGCCTCCCCGGTCGCCGAACCGAGGAACGGGATCGCCGTCTGCTGGAAACGTGCCGGGGCCAGCAGCCGGACGAAATCGGCGCGCAGACCGTCCAGCAGGCTGGTGTGGGCCGGGAACGCCATGGTGACGGAGCGGGCGAACACCCCGCGCGAGGAGGCCTGCGCGAGCAGCGCGTCGACGGCGTCGCGCTCACCGGACACCCCCACCGACGAGGCGGCGTTGACGACGGCCAGTTCCAGCCAGCCGGGGACGGATTCGATCAACGACTGCGCGTCCTCGGGAGTGAGGCCGAGTACCGCCATTCCGTAGCCGTCGGCGAGCCCCTCCAGCACCGTCGCCCGGGCGATGACCACCGCCGCCGCCTCAGCCAGCGTGATCGCGCCGGCGACATGGGCCGCCGCGACCTCGCCGAGGCTGTGCCCGACGGTCATGTCGGGCGCGACGCCGTGGGCCCGCCACACCGCGGTCAGCGCGACCGCATGGGTGAACTGGGCGGCCTGTGCCTCGACCTGGGACCCGGTGACGGCTGCCGCGTCGGTGAGGTACCGCAGCGGGGACGGCGCGCCGGCCGCGGTGAACGCGGCCGCGCACACATCGGCCGCCTGCCGGTAGTCGCGCAGCGTCCGGTACGCCTCGGCCCCCATCGCGGGCCACTGGTTGCCCTGACCGGGGTAGACGAACGCGCGCCGGTGCGCGTCGGGCTCGGCAGACCGGCTGACCAACGGGTGCTCCTGCCCGGCCGCGAGTGCGCTCAGGGCATCGGCGAGCTCGCTCCGGTCGGCGGCACGCACCACTGCCCGGTGCCTGTTGCGCCGACGCACCCGCAGCAGGGTGGCCGCGACGGCGTCGACCTCCGGTGCGCTGTCGAGGAAGCCGAGCAGGCGACGTGCGTCCTCGCCGATCAGTTCCTCGGCATGTGCGCTCAGCAACACCGGGATCCGGCCGTCGGGCAGCATCACGACGTCCCGCCGTCCGGTACGGCCACGATGGCGTGCGCATTCGCACCGCTCATCCCGAACGCCGACACGGCGGCAAGCCGGCGGCCGTCGACCGCCGGCCACCGGGTGAGCTTCGTGGCGAGCGTCAACCCCTGGGTCTCCCAGTCGATCTCACGGCTGGGCTGATCGGTGTGCAGGCTCCGCGGGATCGCGGCGTGCTCCGCAGCGACCAGGACCTTGGCGAGCCCGAGCGGGCCCGCGGCGGCCTGGGCGTGTCCGATATTGGACTTCACCGATCCGAGCACTCCCCCGCTTCCGGGTCGGGTGGCTCCGTACGTCGTTGCCAGCGAGTGCAATTCGGTGCGGTCGCCGAGCCTGGTGCCGGTACCGTGACCCTCGATCATGCCGATCTGGTCGGGGCGCACACCCGCGAGGTCCAGGGTCCGCCGGAACAGTCGGGCCTGGGCGTCGCCGCTGGGAGCGGTCATGCCCTTGGTGCGGCCGTCGGAATTGACACCGCTGGCGAGGATCTCGGCGAGCACCGGATACCCCTCGCGTTGCGCGACCGACCGCCGGGTCAGCACGAACATCGCCGCGCCTTCGGCCCAGACGGTGCCGCTGGCGTGTGCGCTGTAGGGACGGCAGTGCCCGTCATCGGAAAGGGCGTGCTGACTGGAGAATTCGACGAAGTAGCCGGGTGACCCGAGCACGCAGACACCGCCGGTGAGCGCGACGTCGCAGTCCCCCGCCCGCAGCGCCGAGACGGCGACGTGCAGCGCCGCCAACCCGCCGGTGCACGACGCGTCGATCGTCAGCGCAGGCCCGCCGAGACCCAGCACGTAGGCGATGCGTCCGGAGATCGCACCGAGCGTGGTCCCGGTGAGCAGATGCCCACTGTGGGCGGTGAACTCTGCCAGGTCCCCGCCGTAGCCGAGGTAGGAGGCGCCGACGTAGCAGCCGACCTCCCGACCGGCCAGCGTGTCCGGGTTGATGCCGGCGTTCTCCAGCGCACGCCAGGCGACGCGCAGCGCAACCCGCTGCTGCGGGTCGATCGCGACAGCCTCCCGTGGGGAGATACCGAAGAACTCCGGATCGAATTGCGCCGCGCCCGCCAGGAATCCACCACGGTCGTGGATACGTTTGAAACCCTCGCGCCGCGACCCGTCCAGAAGGTCGCGCACCGCCCAGCCGCGGTCGGTCGGGAAGGGGCCGAGAACCTCCCGCTCCTCGGCCAGCATCGCCCAGTAGGCATCCGGGGTGTCGATGCCCCCGGGCGCCTCCAGCGCCATGCCGGCGATGACGACCGGATCCCCACTAACCCGC is drawn from Mycolicibacterium gilvum and contains these coding sequences:
- the mbtD gene encoding mycobactin polyketide synthase MbtD, encoding MLPDGRIPVLLSAHAEELIGEDARRLLGFLDSAPEVDAVAATLLRVRRRNRHRAVVRAADRSELADALSALAAGQEHPLVSRSAEPDAHRRAFVYPGQGNQWPAMGAEAYRTLRDYRQAADVCAAAFTAAGAPSPLRYLTDAAAVTGSQVEAQAAQFTHAVALTAVWRAHGVAPDMTVGHSLGEVAAAHVAGAITLAEAAAVVIARATVLEGLADGYGMAVLGLTPEDAQSLIESVPGWLELAVVNAASSVGVSGERDAVDALLAQASSRGVFARSVTMAFPAHTSLLDGLRADFVRLLAPARFQQTAIPFLGSATGEAVPPETDFADYWFANLRNTVRFDRAAAAAVRAGANLFVEMSAHPALLFSLGQSAGDALTVGSGRRDAPLVETLSAGIATVAAHDAEFPWHDVIDTTRPALRGFPNAPMRSVHLWALPQPLPAPPSLTLATEAWEPHRPAERGLALRRTAVLDLAGPRGGLGDLLRDAVDHHPGMVSTPVHDADLVLAVAPNLGDPDVRESVAALTALIDDGLLRYPDDVGTDCRDLWLVTTAAEQLTGDPTPRPAQAALAAMHRSIGFEYPDRAFRHLDLPPVVLDEAAASAALDAVLGGGDDLALRDIDGMPAVFARTEHETVTTPESWADDPGALDHVVITGGSGTVGQHYARHLAERGARRITLLSRHGAMGSAASGPGVQTVCCDVTDPVALAVAAAEFGGDGATLMIHAAGTAQFAEHDTLSAAAFADTAAAKVEGLFRIAEAWPRRPGARMLVCSSVSGLWGGRGHAAYAAANRLVDVTAAQMRAEGIRCAAVRFGLFGTGIVDEESVNLIGRSGLVPLDPDDAVAASLRDLPGDPIVYSADRARLQIFRDDPAPPTATSPASGGDTTAVVLAELTSVLGIEPAGVDLDASLLDMGVDSLLALDLRKRLRRATGRSVPLAAMLGGMTGAELITGLDDEPQRNEIPA
- a CDS encoding polyketide synthase, producing the protein MRVSGDPVVIAGMALEAPGGIDTPDAYWAMLAEEREVLGPFPTDRGWAVRDLLDGSRREGFKRIHDRGGFLAGAAQFDPEFFGISPREAVAIDPQQRVALRVAWRALENAGINPDTLAGREVGCYVGASYLGYGGDLAEFTAHSGHLLTGTTLGAISGRIAYVLGLGGPALTIDASCTGGLAALHVAVSALRAGDCDVALTGGVCVLGSPGYFVEFSSQHALSDDGHCRPYSAHASGTVWAEGAAMFVLTRRSVAQREGYPVLAEILASGVNSDGRTKGMTAPSGDAQARLFRRTLDLAGVRPDQIGMIEGHGTGTRLGDRTELHSLATTYGATRPGSGGVLGSVKSNIGHAQAAAGPLGLAKVLVAAEHAAIPRSLHTDQPSREIDWETQGLTLATKLTRWPAVDGRRLAAVSAFGMSGANAHAIVAVPDGGTS